From one Armatimonadota bacterium genomic stretch:
- the deoC gene encoding deoxyribose-phosphate aldolase: protein MQVEELASRIEHAVLSPDATEQDLARGVQVAVRWGVRALVVKPCHVAAAARLLAGAGVKLVAVVGFPHGGQTTETKVQETRQALARGAEEVDMVLNVGALRQRDLATVFYDIRAVVEAAEGRPVKVILETGYLDDGQKRLACRLAARAGAAYVKTSTGFGPKGATVADVALLRRAVGRRLGVKAAGGIRTYQDALALLHAGADLLGTSHTEAVLAQAVREAA, encoded by the coding sequence ATGCAGGTGGAGGAGCTGGCATCACGAATCGAGCACGCCGTCCTCAGCCCGGACGCCACCGAGCAGGACCTGGCGCGGGGCGTGCAGGTCGCCGTGCGCTGGGGTGTGCGGGCGCTGGTGGTCAAGCCCTGCCACGTGGCTGCGGCAGCGCGGCTCCTGGCCGGGGCCGGAGTGAAGCTGGTGGCCGTCGTTGGCTTCCCCCACGGCGGGCAGACCACGGAGACCAAAGTGCAGGAGACCCGACAGGCGCTGGCTCGCGGTGCCGAGGAAGTGGACATGGTGCTCAACGTGGGGGCCCTGCGACAGCGAGATCTGGCTACGGTCTTCTACGACATCCGCGCCGTGGTCGAGGCCGCGGAGGGACGGCCGGTCAAAGTGATCCTGGAGACCGGCTACCTTGACGACGGCCAGAAGCGTCTGGCCTGCCGGCTGGCGGCGCGGGCCGGCGCGGCCTACGTCAAGACCAGCACCGGGTTCGGGCCCAAGGGAGCCACCGTGGCCGACGTGGCCCTGCTGCGGCGCGCGGTGGGCAGGCGGCTGGGCGTAAAGGCCGCGGGTGGCATCCGCACCTACCAGGACGCCCTGGCCCTGCTCCACGCGGGGGCGGACCTGCTCGGCACCAGCCACACTGAAGCCGTCCTCGCCCAGGCCGTCCGGGAAGCCGCGTAG
- a CDS encoding AI-2E family transporter — MARPRDLVTTTVLVSLIVLLVAGLIRLLTLITEILLLVLISAILATGISPLVVLLQRIRVGRRQRHIPKTGAILLVYAAILVVVVLMGGIIVTPLVAETRGFLASFPEFLARLEESARVLQERYSWLPDISALVARLPQELAGLSRYFGTAAGVVFRFFGGLVSTVTVLFMTFYMLLEGRQIKQAFLSLFPPTQTARVEGILHRVGLKFGGWVRGQLLLGLIIGVVVGIGTWALGLPYPLLLGLVAGITELIPIIGPIIGAIPAVLLALFQPPWWWFLAVIAFYIGVQQLESNLVVPRVMRMAVGLSPLLTVIALLVGGKLLGIIGVLLSVPVAAALQVVVAEVLQAIREAARPEASPPEAAIPEAPLAGAARPETVVRPAGGDDQAGGT; from the coding sequence ATGGCCCGGCCGCGCGACCTGGTCACCACTACCGTCCTGGTCAGCCTGATAGTCCTGCTGGTCGCGGGGCTGATCCGCCTGCTCACCCTGATCACCGAGATCCTGCTGCTTGTGCTCATCTCCGCCATCCTGGCCACAGGTATCAGCCCGCTGGTCGTCCTGCTGCAGCGCATTCGCGTGGGCCGACGCCAGCGGCACATCCCCAAGACCGGCGCCATCCTCCTGGTGTATGCGGCCATCCTGGTGGTGGTTGTGCTCATGGGTGGGATCATCGTCACCCCGCTGGTGGCGGAGACCCGGGGGTTCCTCGCTTCCTTCCCCGAGTTCCTGGCCCGGCTTGAGGAGTCGGCCCGCGTCCTGCAGGAGCGCTACTCCTGGCTGCCCGACATCTCCGCCCTGGTCGCACGCCTGCCCCAGGAGCTCGCCGGGCTGAGCCGCTACTTCGGGACCGCAGCCGGTGTGGTCTTCCGCTTCTTCGGCGGGCTGGTCTCCACGGTCACCGTGCTTTTCATGACCTTCTACATGCTGCTGGAGGGCCGCCAGATTAAGCAGGCCTTCCTCTCCCTCTTCCCTCCGACCCAGACCGCACGGGTGGAAGGGATCCTGCATCGGGTGGGGCTCAAGTTCGGCGGCTGGGTCCGGGGGCAGCTCCTCCTGGGGCTGATCATCGGCGTCGTGGTGGGCATCGGCACCTGGGCGCTGGGCCTGCCCTACCCCCTGCTGCTGGGCCTCGTTGCCGGCATCACCGAACTGATCCCCATCATCGGTCCCATCATCGGCGCCATCCCGGCCGTACTCCTGGCCCTCTTTCAGCCGCCCTGGTGGTGGTTCCTGGCGGTGATCGCCTTCTACATCGGCGTGCAGCAACTGGAGTCGAACCTGGTGGTGCCCAGGGTGATGCGCATGGCGGTGGGGCTCTCTCCGCTGCTCACGGTCATCGCTCTGCTGGTCGGCGGCAAGCTCCTGGGGATCATCGGGGTGCTGCTGTCCGTGCCGGTGGCGGCGGCGCTTCAGGTGGTTGTGGCCGAGGTGCTCCAGGCTATTCGCGAAGCAGCCCGCCCCGAGGCTTCCCCTCCCGAGGCCGCCATACCCGAGGCTCCCCTTGCCGGGGCCGCTCGTCCCGAAACCGTGGTCCGGCCGGCCGGTGGAGACGACCAGGCCGGAGGCACCTAG
- a CDS encoding M3 family metallopeptidase, translating to MFTLSTYQARLEELEVELNRETYRQYAGLPYDETRMSALSREIERLAVEALQTIPPQEFPRCLLYATIRNSRASDYTRLDSEIYRRRNEEVLLQDEGETVSLSNWRLFNHRHARDATRRRRVFLGLLERAEVLSPLLAERFALSREVAGRYGRTPLDIYLEEERVDLAALQRLVEQTAAAAQPHFARELQHYAETLLGTSPDFYDDYYVFLNVIYEPLDRFFRKVDLDRLLRTVCEELGFSFARIQIDAAPRPGKHASPVCFGVRIPGEVYVLYQRTSPVVDYTGYCHELGHALHFASVSPERSYADRYLIPAGVAELFSTLFESLGTTPQFLAEEAGLPAAAIDDLVARERFMELYFLTFYGANSLFKLRYWREAPDMDAADRLYADLYRRYVGLPMPGRYWQTHHVLALHDVYAPSYLLAKVRMVELRRLLEERFGVRWWRQAEAGRFLREEMMAPGRALPPEMFSRLDAEPYLRALGVV from the coding sequence ATGTTCACCCTTAGCACCTACCAGGCCCGGCTGGAAGAGCTGGAGGTTGAGCTCAACCGGGAGACGTACCGCCAGTACGCCGGCCTGCCCTACGACGAGACGCGGATGAGTGCCCTCAGCCGGGAGATCGAGCGCTTGGCGGTGGAGGCGCTGCAGACCATCCCGCCCCAGGAGTTTCCTCGCTGCCTGCTCTACGCCACCATCCGCAACAGCCGCGCCTCGGACTACACCCGCCTGGACAGCGAGATCTACCGCCGGCGCAACGAAGAGGTCCTCCTGCAGGATGAAGGCGAGACGGTCAGCCTGAGCAACTGGCGGCTGTTCAACCACCGCCACGCGCGCGACGCCACACGTCGCAGGCGCGTCTTCCTGGGGCTGCTGGAGCGCGCGGAGGTGCTCTCCCCCCTCCTGGCGGAGCGGTTTGCCCTCAGCCGGGAGGTCGCCGGCCGCTACGGGCGGACGCCCCTGGATATCTACCTGGAGGAGGAACGCGTCGACCTGGCGGCGCTGCAGCGGCTCGTGGAGCAGACGGCGGCGGCGGCGCAGCCGCACTTTGCCCGGGAGCTGCAGCACTATGCGGAGACGCTGCTTGGCACCTCACCGGACTTCTACGACGACTACTACGTTTTCCTCAATGTGATCTACGAGCCACTGGACCGGTTCTTCCGGAAGGTGGACTTGGACCGGCTGCTGCGGACCGTCTGCGAGGAGCTGGGGTTTTCCTTCGCCCGGATTCAAATCGATGCCGCTCCCCGTCCCGGCAAGCACGCCTCTCCGGTTTGCTTCGGCGTGCGCATCCCCGGCGAGGTCTACGTTCTCTACCAGCGGACCAGCCCTGTGGTCGACTACACCGGCTACTGCCACGAGCTGGGTCACGCGCTGCACTTCGCCTCCGTGTCGCCGGAGCGCTCCTACGCGGACCGCTACCTCATCCCCGCCGGGGTGGCGGAGCTTTTCAGCACCCTCTTCGAATCCCTGGGTACCACGCCGCAGTTCCTGGCGGAGGAGGCAGGCCTCCCCGCGGCGGCCATCGACGACCTGGTGGCCAGGGAGCGCTTCATGGAGCTGTACTTCCTCACCTTCTACGGCGCCAATTCCCTGTTCAAGCTGCGCTACTGGAGGGAGGCTCCGGACATGGACGCCGCCGACCGCCTCTATGCCGACCTCTACCGCCGCTACGTAGGGCTACCCATGCCGGGGCGCTACTGGCAGACGCACCACGTCCTCGCCCTGCACGACGTCTACGCGCCGTCCTACCTCCTGGCCAAGGTGCGGATGGTGGAGCTGCGCCGGCTGCTGGAGGAGCGGTTCGGCGTGCGCTGGTGGCGTCAGGCCGAGGCGGGGCGCTTCCTGCGAGAGGAGATGATGGCGCCTGGCCGGGCCCTTCCCCCGGAGATGTTCTCCAGGCTGGACGCGGAGCCGTATCTGCGGGCACTGGGGGTGGTCTAG